A stretch of the Planktothricoides raciborskii GIHE-MW2 genome encodes the following:
- a CDS encoding energy-coupling factor ABC transporter ATP-binding protein, whose product MTSQLERISGKRETVKTAIALKNVNFSYSDRAGTLTNINLTIVPGERVGIIGPNGAGKTTLFLSICGILPATGEISLFDKPVIPGEFRSEIGLVFQNPNDQLFCASVWEDVAFGPENMGLSPEEVNQRVDRALSLTGVQELAPRPPHHLSGGEKRMVAIAGVLAMQPQLVIYDEPSANLDALARRRLIQFLQGASETMLISSHDLEMILEVCDRVILMAAGKIIADGIPAKIMGDRQLMTAFGLEKPHSLQHFSG is encoded by the coding sequence ATGACAAGTCAATTGGAAAGAATTTCGGGTAAACGGGAAACGGTGAAAACCGCGATCGCCCTCAAAAACGTGAATTTTTCTTACTCAGATCGTGCCGGAACTTTAACAAATATCAATTTAACCATTGTACCGGGGGAACGAGTGGGGATTATCGGGCCAAATGGCGCAGGAAAAACCACGTTATTTTTATCGATTTGTGGGATTTTACCCGCTACGGGAGAAATCAGTCTATTTGACAAACCTGTAATTCCCGGTGAGTTTCGTTCAGAAATTGGCTTAGTGTTTCAAAATCCTAACGATCAATTATTCTGTGCTTCGGTGTGGGAAGATGTGGCATTTGGCCCAGAAAATATGGGACTTTCTCCCGAAGAAGTTAACCAAAGAGTTGACAGGGCTTTAAGTTTAACCGGAGTGCAAGAATTAGCCCCCCGTCCTCCTCATCATTTGTCTGGAGGGGAAAAACGTATGGTAGCGATCGCTGGTGTTTTAGCCATGCAACCGCAGTTAGTAATTTATGACGAACCTAGCGCGAATTTAGATGCTTTAGCCCGACGAAGGCTGATTCAATTTTTACAAGGGGCTTCAGAAACTATGTTAATTTCCTCTCACGATTTGGAGATGATTTTAGAAGTCTGCGATCGCGTTATTTTGATGGCCGCAGGAAAAATTATTGCCGATGGAATTCCGGCAAAAATTATGGGCGATCGGCAACTTATGACCGCATTTGGTCTGGAAAAACCCCATTCTTTACAGCATTTTTCTGGTTAG
- the cbiQ gene encoding cobalt ECF transporter T component CbiQ has product MKFNLDEYAHLNSPIHRWQPESKLIGLGSLMIAFAGVEKLFLLPVVLLITAIVYRLSHLPRSFWQTRLRYPGFFLMGVVFLLPFVSGETVISQWAIGQWTFLTLRQEGCLAMLLIASRFVAIMTICLVLFGTCSFLTTIKAMRSLGLSPILADMTLLSYRYIFELGQQVQTLTIALRLRGFKPRNLTRRNLRIFASVMGTLLVRSYEQSEQVYNAMRLRGYGKINHKINQKLTHPSLGIKQKIFPDKFSAIALSISVIIAISLIGTEILL; this is encoded by the coding sequence ATGAAATTTAACCTTGATGAATATGCCCATTTAAATTCGCCGATCCATCGGTGGCAACCAGAAAGTAAATTAATCGGCTTGGGTTCATTAATGATTGCCTTTGCCGGGGTAGAAAAGTTGTTTTTATTGCCGGTAGTTTTGCTGATTACGGCGATCGTTTATCGATTGTCTCACCTACCTCGTTCTTTTTGGCAAACTCGGTTACGTTACCCAGGTTTTTTTCTGATGGGTGTGGTATTTTTGCTGCCATTTGTTTCTGGGGAAACGGTGATTAGTCAATGGGCAATTGGGCAATGGACTTTTCTAACTTTACGCCAAGAAGGTTGTTTGGCGATGCTGTTAATTGCCAGCCGGTTTGTGGCGATTATGACCATTTGTTTGGTGTTGTTTGGGACTTGTTCCTTTTTGACCACGATTAAGGCGATGCGATCGCTTGGTTTATCTCCTATTTTGGCAGATATGACCCTACTCTCTTATCGTTATATTTTTGAATTGGGGCAACAAGTGCAAACTCTAACCATTGCTTTACGGTTGCGGGGTTTTAAACCGCGTAATCTGACCCGGAGAAATTTGCGAATTTTTGCGTCGGTGATGGGGACTTTATTGGTCCGCAGTTATGAACAGTCAGAACAGGTCTATAATGCTATGCGTCTCCGAGGCTATGGCAAGATTAACCACAAGATTAACCAAAAGTTAACCCACCCATCCCTAGGGATTAAACAGAAAATTTTCCCGGATAAATTTAGCGCGATCGCCTTATCAATTTCTGTTATTATCGCCATCAGCTTAATCGGCACCGAAATTTTATTATAG